CCCGATCACCGGCCTCGGCGGGAAGGTCGTCGACGGCTCCCGGAATGTCAGCGGTGACCCCGCGATCCTCTACGGCCCGACCGGCGGCGCCAACCAGGCGTGGGTGCTCGGCAAGGACGGCGCGGCGCATCTGATGGGCCAGGGCCTGTGCCTGGACGTCCAGGGCGGCGGGACGGCGAACGGCACGCCGGTGATCGTGTACACCTGCGGCGGGGGCGCCAACCAGCAGTGGCGGTACGAGAACGGCGCACTGCGCAACCCGGCGTCCAACCGCTGCCTCGACGTGCCGGGCGGCGACACGGCCAACGGCACCCGGCTCGTCATCTGGGACTGCACCGGCGGCGCCAACCAGAAGTGGAGCGTTCCGGCCCGGCCCTGAACCCGTTCCTACCGCACCAGTTCGGGCGGCGGTTCGGTCGCCAATCCGGTGCCGTAGACGCGTATCTCGCCGTCGGCGGGGTCCCAGTGCTCGTCGAGGACCCGCAGGCTGACGGCGAGATGGCGGCCGTCCGGTGACCAGGCGGTCGCCACGGCCTGGCACAGGCGGCCCTCGCGGTTGCGGTGGTTGGTGACGACGCGGTGGTCGCCGACCCGCCGGATGGTGACCTCCGCGAACTTGCCTATGACGGCGAGCAGTTCACCGTCCGGGCTCACCCGCACGGACTGGATCGTGTCGTGGTGCCGGATCACGTCCAGGGTGCGGCCGTCCGCCGGGTCCAGTACGTACACCCGCTCGCCGCAGGCGACGAACATCCGCGACTCGTCGGCGGTGAAGGTGACTCCGTGGAACTGATCGACGGAGCCGTCGGGGGTGCCCGCACCCTCGCTCCCCGCGCCCAGGGGTATCTCGCGCATCCCGCCGTCCCCGCCGTCCGGTGTCAGCAGGGCGACTCGGGGGCCGGAGGCGTACGTGGTGCGGTAGCGGCCCGTGGCGGAGCGCAGACGGCCCGTCTGGGCGGGGGCCTGGACGCGGGCGCCCGAGCCCGTGTCGTACGCGAGTTGGGGGAGCGCCTCCTCGTAGTGGCGCAGGACGACCACGGGTTCGCCGGGGACCCAGGACAGCCAGGGGCAGACGTAGTCGTCGGGGTTCTCGGCGCTCGCGCGCAGGCACTCGTTCCAGTCGGCAGTGTCGTAGACCGCCAACTCGCCCTGTTCGCTGTGGGATACGGCCAGCCGACGGCCGTCGTCGGAGAAGGCGAGGTGGTGGGACTCGGCGGTGCCGAACGGCTTCAGTACGGCGCGGGGGCGGCGCAGATCGGGGACCCGCGGGGCCTCGCCGGGGAGCGGCATGTCGGCGTGCGTGGGGTAGCTGGCGGTGCGCCACCAGTCGCCCTCGGACAGGTGCCGCATCCAGCGGGCGTCGGTGACCACCACCTCGTAGTCCGCCCCGACGCGCATCTCCTCGGCCTGGACGAGCTCCGCCGCGGCCCCGGGTTTCATGTCCTGGAACCTGACGTCCTCCTCCCAGGGGAACCCGATGTACCCCTCCCAGGGAAGCTCGTCGTCCTCGTCGTACTCCGCTTCCGCTTCCTCGTCTTCCTCGTCGAACTCCTCGTCCTCGTCGAGGAGTTCCTCGGTCCCCGGCCACGGGTGGTTGCGGGTCGCAAGGCGTTCGGCGCGCTCGACGAACCAGCGGGTGTGCAGGTCCACCCACTCCTCGTCGAGGTACTGGTCCCGGGTGGTCACCTCGCACAACGGGGCGTCGTCCCAGGCCGTCTCGCGCAGGATGCGGTAGAAGAAGCTGGGGTCGTCGGTGAGCGGGGCGTGCGAGTCGGTGTCGTAGTAGAGGACGGAGACCCGTATCCGTAAGGTGCGGGCCGCGTGGTCGGCTGCCAGTACCCGGACTCCGTAGAGATCGGTCATGAAGGTGTTCCCCCGTTGTCGCGTCGTGCCGGTGCGTCCTGTTGCCGAGTCCTGCCTGCCGGTACGGATCATGCTTGCACCGCCCTCTGACAACGCACGCTGAGCAGGCGCGATGGCAACGACCATGGCAACGACCACGGACGGGGCCCGCCGACAACGGCCACTGACCGGGCCAGCACTGCCCGGGCCACCATTGACCGGGCCCGCACAGCACAGTGCGCCGGCCCGTCCCGTGGACGTTCCGGCGCACTGTGCTGCCGTATCGCTGCTGTACGGCTGCCGTATCTCTGCCGTGCGCGCGGGACTCAGCCCTTCACGCACACCACCTGCTTGAGCTTCGCGACCACGGCGACGAGGTCCCGCTGCTGGTCGATGACCTGCTCGATCGGCTTGTAGGCGCCCGGGATCTCGTCCACGACGCCCGAGTCCTTACGGCACTCGACGCCCCGGGTCTGGTCCTCCAGGTCCTTCGCCGTGAAGCGGCGCTTCGCGGCGTTCCGGCTCATCCGCCGGCCCGCGCCGTGCGAGGCGGAGTTGAAGGACTTGTCGTTGCCGAGGCCCTTGACGATGTACGAGCCCGTCCCCATCGAGCCGGGGATGATCCCGTAGTCGCCCGAACCGGCCCGGATCGCGCCCTTACGGGTCACGAGCAGGTCCATGCCGTCGTAGCGCTCCTCGGAGACGTAGTTGTGATGGCAGCTGATCTCCTGCTCGAAGACCGGCTTCGCCTTCCCGAACTCCTTGCGGATCACGTTCTTGAGCAGGCCCATCATCAGTGCGCGGTTGTGCTTCGCGTACTCCTGCGCCCAGAACAGGTCGTTGCGGTACGCCGCCATCTGCGGGGTGTCGGCGATGAACACCGCGAGGTCGCGGTCGACCAGGCCCTGGTTGTGCGGCAGACCCTGCGCGACGCCGATGTGGTGCTCGGCGAGTTCCTTGCCGATGTTGCGCGAACCGGAGTGCAGCATCAGCCAGACCGCGCCCTCGGTGTCCGTGCAGACCTCGACGAAGTGGTTGCCGCCGCCCAGCGTGCCCATCTGCTTCCCGGCGCGCTCGGCACGGAACTTCACCGCGTCGGCGATGCCGTCGAAGCGGGACCAGAAGTCGTCCAGGCCCGCCGTCGGGAAACCGTGCAGCTTGGCCGGGTCGACCGGGTCGTCGTGCATACCCCGGCCCACCGGGATGACCTGCTCGATCCGGTTGCGCAGCCGGGACAGGTCGCCGGGCAGGTCGTTCGCGGTGAGGGAGGTACGGACCGCCGACATTCCGCAGCCGATGTCCACGCCGACGGCGGCCGGGCAGACCGCGTCGCGCATGGCGATCACGGATCCGACGGTCGCGCCCTTGCCGTAGTGCACGTCCGGCATCACGGCCAGGCCCTTGATCCAGGGCAGCGTGGCGACATTGCGGAGCTGCTGCATCGCCGCGTCCTCGATCGAGGCAGGATCGGTCCAGATCCGGATCGGTACCTGCGCTCCCTGAACCTCGGTGTACGACATGGCGTCCTCATTCCCCCGTGGCGCGCGGTCCTGCCGCGCGGTTCGTGTGCGTGTGTTTCGTGTGGCGTGTGCGGTGGGTGTCCGTGGCCGGTGGCGCGCGGACGGTGTGCGGCGGTACTGGCCCGTGGCCACGTCTCCGCGGCACAACGGCACCGTAAATACCGGTGTCAAGCAGGTCGAATCAGACAGCGAACCGGCGGTCACCGCAGTGCGTGCGATAGACATTGTGTTCACTGCCCGCCAGGTTGCGGCAATTGATTAAGTAGGCCGGGCCGCCGGTCCGGACGCCTGGGCCGGGCAGGGTCGGGCAGTGAACGACCGGCGATCGACCGGCGATCGACCAGCACGAACCAGCACGACAAGCAGCACACGACAAGCAGCAACAGCAAGCAGCAACGACAATCAGCAATCAGCAACAACGAGGCGGGTCGAGCGGTTCTCGATCCGGACGAGAGGGGTCGGCGCCGTGCGGCGGAGGATGGGTGCAACCGGCGCTGCCGTGCTGCTCGGGGTGCTCCTGTCCGCCTGCTCCGGCGGGTCGGACGACGACGGCGGCCAGGCCAAGCCCGGTCAGCCGGAGACGCCCACCCAGGTGGCCGAGCCCGGCAAGTACGACTCCCTGCCCGAGGCCTGCTCGTCCGTGGACCAGGACGCCCTCGACAGCCTGCTGCCCGGGATCCAGGCGATCACCGACGAGGTGCAGCGCGAGCGCGCCTACGCGGGCGCGGCCACGGCCACGTACGACACGGACCGGCGGGTCGGCTGCCGCTGGAAGGCCGAGTCGGCCCGGGCCACCCACCATCTCTCGGTGGACTTCGAGCGGGTCGTCTCCTACGACGCTGCGGTGAGCGACGACGACCGCGCCGAGGACGTGTACGCCGAGAAGGCCGTCGAGGCCGGGCTCACGCCCGCCGCGCCGAGTGGCGGGGTGTCGGGCGAGGTGGCCGGCAGCAGCGCGTCGCCCGAGGAGCCCGGAGCGTCCGGGGAGTCCGGGGAGTCCGGGGCCGAGGGTGGGTCCGAGGACGGCAAGTCCCGGGACGGCGGATCCAAGGACAAGGGATCCCAGGACGGCGGATCCCAGGACCGCGACTCCGACGACGAACGCGCCAACCGGGGCGGCGTCCAGGAGTCCACGGGCCGTGCGGACGTCGACCCCTCGCCGGAGCCCGGCGGCGACGACACCCCGACCGGTGACGCGAGCCCGCCCGCGGGCGGCGGCGACCCGGGCCAGGGCGGCCAGGAGGGTGCCGAGGGGCTCGCCTCCCGCATCCTGGACGACCTCGGCGACTCGGCCTTCCTGGACGACCAGGTCTCCCAGTCCACCTCGACCTCCCACAACCGCACCGTGACTGTGGTGTTCCGCACGTCCAACGTGATCGTGACGATTCAGTACGACGATCAGCCGATGGGGGCCATGCAGACCCCGGACGGCAAGGAAATGCAGGACAGGGCGCGGCAACTGGCCGACCGTCTGGCCGACAAGCTGGACGGCTGACGGGGGCTTTGTCCTTTTTGGCGCCCTGCGGTCGACGTCGCTCGTCGGGCCGGGGCAGCCGGAATCACAGCCGCCGTGTCCGGGCGCCGCGTACCGTGACCCCTCGGACCGACCGTCCCGGGCCTCCGGGACACGGGCCGTGCGGCCGGGGAGAGCCGTCCGGTCCGGAAGGACCTCGCTTGGCCGTAAGGCCCGAGCGACCGTGATGAGTGAAGGAACCATGCACCGATCTGCACAGCGACTCACCCGCCTCTTCGCCGGTGCGGCGGCCGTACCGGTGATCCTCCTGGCCTCCGCCTGCTCCTCGGACGACTCCGGCTCGAAGGAGGACAGCAAGCCGAGTGCCACGCCCTCGGCCCGTCCCACGGTGGAGAAGGAGCGCTTCGCGACGCTGCCCGACCCGTGCAAGGTCATCAAGAAGAACACCCTCGACGACCTGGTGCCCAAGACCGAGGACGAGTCGGGCAAGGCGGGCGGCTCGGACGACTCCTCGATCCGTGGCACCTGCGCCTGGACCAGCCTGGACAACAAGGGCGTCAAGGGCTCGCAGTTCCGCTGGCTGAACGTCTCGCTGCTGCGCTTCGAGTCTGACCAGGCCCGCGGCAACGGCGACAAGCTGGCGCACACCTACTTCCAGAAGCAGGTCGCGGGCGCGCAGCGCACCCCTGGTGCGAAGGGCGTGCAGACCGCGCCGGTGGCGGGCGCCGGTGAGGAGGCGACCGTCGTGAGCTACGAGCTGAAGAAGAAGGAAGGCACCTTCAAGCAGCAGACCGTGGTCGCCCGTACCGCCAACGTCGTCGTCACCATCGACTACAACGGCGCCGGTCTCGCCGGTGACAAGTCCCCCGACGCCCAGGACCTCGTGTCCGACCTCAAGCGCGCGGCCAAGGACGCGGTGGCCGCCGTCGAGGCCGCCAACTCCGGTTCCTCCGGCGGCGGTTCCACCGACGGCGAGTCCCCGAAGGACGGCGCCGAGTCCCCGAAGGACGGCGCGTCGAAGGACAGCGGCAAGGCCTGAGGCACTGACGGCCCGGCTCGTACCGCCGGTACGGGGCCGGGCCTCAGAGGCCCAGATTCCGGATGCATAACGGCCTGCCGCCCCTCCCACGACCCTCCGGCGCGGGGCAAAGCGGGACCGAGGTGACCCAACAGCCCTGTGGGCGTGGGGAGATGGGACGGCCCGTGGTCGCGGGCGGCCGGATCGGCCGCCGTGGTCCGCGCGTTCCGGCCCCCCGTTCGCCATGTGCGTGTGCCAGTCTGTTGCGCGCATGTGCCGGATGCGCGGGCGCCCCGCTGGGGGTGTGCCCGCCGCGCAGGGCAGCCGTACGTGAACGGAGGGCAGACCGGTGGCCGCGCCACTGCAGCTGACTCGGACGCACCGGATTCTCATCGGCGTGGTGGTGGCCGGTGCGGTGGTGATCGCGGGGATCGGTTTCGCGGGTTCGTACGCGGCGGTGCGTGAACTCGCGGAGAAGAAGGGCTTCGGCGACTTCTCGCTGGTCTTCCCGATCGGTATCGACGCGGGTATCTGTGTGCTCCTCGCGCTCGACCTGCTGCTGACATGGATCCGTATCCCGTTCCCGTTGTTGCGGCAGACGGCGTGGCTGCTGACGGCGGCGACGATCGCGTTCAACGGTGCCGCGGCCTGGCCCGACCCTCTCGGTGTGGGGATGCATGCGGTGATTCCGGTGCTGTTCGTGGTCGCGGTGGAGGCGGCCCGGCACGCGGTCGGGCGGATCGCGGACATCACCGCCGACAAGCACATGGAGGGCGTACGGATCAGCCGCTGGCTGTTGTCCCCGGTGCCGACCTTCCTGTTGTGGCGGCGGATGAAGCTGTGGGAGCTGCGTTCCTACGAGCAGGTGATCAAGCTGGAGCAGGAACGGCTGGTGTATCAGGCGCGGTTGCGTTCGCGGTTCGGGCGGGCGTGGCGGCGCAAGGCGCCGGTCGAGTCGTTGATGCCGCTGCGGCTGGCGAAGTACGGAGTACCGCTCGCCGAGACCGCACCCGACGGACTCGCCGCCGCGGGGATCGAGCCGCGGTTGCTGCCGGGACAGCCCGCCGCGCCTGAGCTGGAGTCCAAGTCCGCCCAGGAGAACCCGGAAACGGCTCCCGAGGAGGCCCCGAGCCAGTGGTTCGCCCCGCCGCAGAAGGTGCGGTACCAGGGCGACTACGACCCGAACTACGAGCCGCCCACGTACACCCCTCCGCAGGAGCACCAGTCCTGGTACGACGGGCAGCCGCAGCAGATACCTGTGCCACAGCCGGGCGCGGCGGAGTCGGGGCAGGAACCGGGGTCGGGGCAGGGATCGGGACCGGCATCGGAGCAGCAGCCGGTCGTGGAGGTGGCGCCCGAGCCGACCATGGACGAACTACCGGCATCAGCACCGGAGTTGGTATCGGAACCGATCCCGGACGAGGAGCCGGAGCCGCGGGTCCAGGTGCCGAACGGGGCGGGCGGTATGCGGCGCCTGGGCGAGGGCGTGCAGGAGGCGGAGCCGTCGGACGAGGACCTGTACCAGGTCTTCCGGTACTCGATAGACGGCGAGGGCATGCCGACGCCCGGTGCCTTCGCCGCCAACGTCGAGGCCACGTACCAGTTGCGCCTCCAGCCGCGCGAACTGAACCAGTACATGGGCCAGTTCACGGCCCGGCTCACCAACGAGCTGCTGGAAGACCACATCGCGTAGGGCTGGGAAATCCGCCCGCGTAGGGCTGGGAAACCCCGCACACATCGCCTGAACACTTCGGGCTGGTCCTCTGAACTCGGCCTGAACGCACGGCAGTTGGGGGACGGTGACTTCCGGCCCCCGCATGCCACGGCCGAAAAGTGATCCCGCTCCCATCGCGTCGCCGTACTCCCTCTGTCCAAGTCGTCCGATTACAGTGCCGGTTGACAGCCGAGGCCGGGCGCGACGGACGCCGGCCCAGGGCATTCCAGGAGTTGAGCCAGTGACCGAGAACCCGGCAACCGCACAGGACCGTGCCGAGCAGGTGCGCAGTCGCATCGACACCAGCCAGCCGCACACCGCGCGGATCTGGAACTACTGGCTCGGCGGCAAGGACAACTACGAGATCGACCGGATCACCGGCGACCAGATCCGTACCCTGCACCCGGGCATCGGCGACTACGCCACGGCCGACCGGCTGTTCCTCGGCCGCGCGATCCGCCACCTCGCGGCCGACCACGGCATCCGTCAGTTCCTGGACATCGGCACCGGCCTGCCCACCGCGGACAACACCCACGAGGTCGCGCAGCGCATCGCGCCCGAGTCGCGCATCGTCTACGTGGACAACGACCCGCTGGTCCTCGCCCACGCCCGCGCCCTGCTGACCAGCACCCCCGAGGGCCGCACCGACTACCTCGACGAGGACCTGCGCAACGTCGACGCGATCCTCGAACACGCCGCCAGGACACTGGACTTGAGCCAGCCGGTCGCGCTCGTACTGCTCGGCGTGGTGATCTTCCTCGGTGACGACGAGGAGGCGCACACCACCGTGCGCCGCCTGATGGACGCCCTCGCCCCCGGCAGCCACCTGGTCCTCTCGCACACCATCACCAGCCCGGCCATGCCGGAGGTGGACGAGGCGGTGGCCTTCTGGAACGAGCACGGCACACCCAAGCTGAAGCAGCGCACCCCGGAGCAGATCACTCGCTTCTTCGACGGCCTCGAACTCGCCGAGCCCGGCGTCGTCTCCTGCTCCAAGTGGCGTCCCGGCGCGGACGAGTTGGAGCCGGAGGAGGTCGCGATGTACGGCGGACTGGCCCGTAAGAACTGAGGCCCCGCGCCTGCCGGTTGGGCCCGTACGCGGACGAAGGCGTACGGGCCCCGGCACCCGCCCCTCAAGAGGGGCGGCACAACAGCGGGTTCTCCAGTTCCGCGCACGGCCGGTGGCCGTGCGAGCGGACGATGTCCTTGCCCACCTCGTTGGCGAGGTAGCGCAGGAAGCCCGCGGCGATGGAACCCGCGGGCGGCTCGCCGTAGGTGTACGCGACCTCGGTCTGCCAGAACGGGTACGCGCCCTGTTCGGCGCCCTGGAGGGTGCTCTCGGCGCCGTCGATCCGGATGAGGGTGAGCCCCTTGTTCGCGCCGGTGGCGCCGACCTCGCTGTAACCGAGCGCCCCCGGGGTGCCGGAGACCGTGTCGAGCAGGGTCGAGGTCTTGCCGACCTCGCAGCGGCCCGGCACGCTCAGGTCCATCGCCTTGCAGTCGTCCTCGGTGGGCGCCAACGGCTTCTTGCCGCGCAGGACTTGGTCGATGAGGGTGGTCCGGCTGCCCGATCCCGGGTAGCGGCCGATCAGCTGGATGGGCAGATTCTGCTCCGCCCCGACCTGGCGCCAGTTGGTGATCCGTCCCGCGTAGATGTCCCGTATCTCCGCGAGGGAGAGGTTCTCCACCTCGACGTCCTCCCGCACGACCAGCGTGAACAGGGACAGCGAAACCGGCCGGGGCAGCAGCCGCGGGTGGCCCTTGCTGCGCGGGCCGTCGGTGAACGTCAGATGGTCGGACAGCCCGCGCACGCCCGGGCCCTTGTCCGCCTTCCCGGCATCGGTAAGGGTGTTGATGCCCTCCACGCTGCCTTTGAAGGTGTTCTCGGTGAGCGGGATCTCGGCGTCGGTGCAGGTACGCACGTACTGCTTCGCCGCCTCCCGTACGACCGGCTCGAAGGCGGTGGACCCGGACAGGTGCAGGGTTCCGGAGGCGCAGTCCAGCGGGGCGGCGTGGTCCTCCTCGCGGAAGATGGTGTCGAAGGACTGGACGCCCACGAGCATGACCAGGACCAGGAGCAGCGCCATCACCGGTTTCGAGGCGAGCGTATGGCTCTTGGTCTCCCTGATGGCCCCGCCCCGGATACCGCCGCGCACGCCCGCCCGTACCTCGGGCTCGGGGAACAACCGCTCCTGGCTCGGGCGGAAGTCGGAGGGTGTGCTCGTGTCGTCGCGTTCCAGGAGGGCGAGGACCTTGTAGTGGGTGCGGCGGTTGAGGGGGACGCGCGGCAGGTTGATGACACACAGCTCGCCGGAGCCGTCCCCGGGCTGCTCGCCGGAGCGGTCCTCGGCGGGAGTGATCGAGAAACTCTCCCGTGATTCGAAGCTGTTGAGCAGGAACGCATGGCTCGGCTCGGTCACCGCCATCGCGATCACCCGGCGGCCGGGGAACAGCACCCGGATACCGATCGTGTCGATGTCGGAGGTCGCGTAGTGGCTGGGCTCGATGTCCGTCCAGCCGCTGTTCTCGATGCGCAGCAGAACGAACGAAGGGTCCTTCAGAGCCCGCCCGTTCTGCTGCATCCGCCGCAGTACGGCGGTGTGCGGAAGGTTGACCGTGTCCTGGTCCCGCACCGCGGTGTCCATCTGTACCCGGTAGCCGAGGCGCTTGCGCCCGACGAGGACGAACTCCCAGACGGCGGCGCCCAACGGGACCACCAGACCCAGTACGGCGATGACCGACTGCCAGGAGAAATCCACGGCTCCCACTCCCGTCCACGACTCTGCTCGGCGGTCCTGCCCGGATCGGTCCGTCCATTGAACAGGCGTGCGGGCGCGCGTGCTTCCCGGCGAACAACAAAGCGGCGTCAACTCTCCCTGTTCGCAGGGGAGTTGACGCCGTTTCCGGTCAAGTTTCCCGGTTGTTCGCCGAGTTGGTGGCGCCGAGCGCTCGGCTCGCTCAGGCCCCGAGCAGCTTGCGCACCCGGTCCTGGCCGACCGCGAGCAGCAGCGTGGGCAGCCGCGGTCCGGTGTCCCGGCCCACCAGGAGCTGGTAGAGCAGGGCGAAGAACGCCCGCTGGGCGACCTTGAGTTCGGGCGTCGGCTTGGCCTCGGCCTCCAGGCCCGCCATCAGCTTGGGCACGCCGTAGACGAGCGTGGTCAGACCGTCCAGGGACCAGTGCGTGTCCAGACCGTCGACGAGCATCCGCAAGCTGGCGCGGTCCTGCTCGCCGAGCGTGGACAGCAGCTCGCCGTTGGGCGCGGCACGCACCACGGTGCGCTGGTCGGCAGGGACGTGGGTGTTGATCCACGCCTCGGCCCGGTCCAGGCGCGGGCGCACCTCGGCCAGCTCGGTGAGCGGGTGCTCCGGGTCCAGCTCGCCGAGGATGCGCAGCGTCTGGTCCTCGGCCCCGGCGGTGATGTCGGCGACCGAGGCGAGGGTGCGGTACGGCAGCGGGCGCGGAGTGCGCGGCAGCTCACCGGCCGCGGTGCCGACGGCACGGCTGTACGCGGCGGCGTCGGCGGGCAGCGCGCTGTCGTCCTCGACCTTCGCGGAGAGCTTGTCCCACTCGTCGTAGAGCCGCTGGATCTCCTGGTCGAAGGCGATCTTGAAGGACTGGTTGGGCTTGCGGCGCGCGTACAGCCAGCGCAGCAGCTGCGGCTCCATGATCCGCAGCGCGTCGCCGGGCGTGGGCACGCCGCCCTTGGACGAGGACATCTTCGCCATGCCGCTGATGCCGACGAAGGCGTACATCGGGCCGATCGGCTGCTTGCCGTCGAAGATCCGCACGATCTGCCCGCCGACCTGGAACGAGGAGCCCGGCGAGGAGTGGTCGACGCCGGACGGCTCGAAGATCACGCCCTCGAACGCCCAGCGCATCGGCCAGTCGACCTTCCACACCAGCTTGCCGCGGTTGAACTCGCTCAGCCGGACCGTCTCGCCGAAGCCGCAGCCCTCGGTGGTGCAGGTGTAGGTCAGCTCGGTGGACTCGTCGTCGTAGGCGGTGACGGTGGTGAAGTCCTTGCCGCAGCGCGCGCAGTAGGGCTTGTAGGGGAAGTAGCCGCCCGCGCCGGTGCTGCCGTCGTCCTCACCGGCCGCCCCGGAACCCTCCGCGGCCTCCAGCTCGGCCTCGTCGACCGGCTTCTGCGACTTCTTCTGCGGCTGCTTCTTGGTCCGGTACTGGGCCAGGATCGCGTCGATGTCGCCGCGGTGCCGCATCGCGTGCAGGACCTGCTCGCGGTAGACGCCCGAGGTGTACTGGGCGGTCTGGCTGATCCCGTCGAACTCCACGCCGAGCGCGTCCAGCGCCTCGGTCATGGCCGCCTTGAAGTGCTCGGCCCAGTTCGGGTACGCCGAGCCCTCGGGCGCGGGCACCGAGGTCAGCGGCTTGCCGATGTGCTCGGCCCAGGACTCGTCGACACCGGGCACCCCGGCCGGGACCTTGCGGTAACGGTCGTAGTCGTCCCAGGAGATGAGGTGGCGCACCTCGTGCCCGCGCCGCCGGACCTCGTCGGCGACCAGGTGCGGGGTCATCACCTCGCGCAGGTTGCCGAGGTGGATCGGGCCGGAGGGGGAGAGCCCGGAGGCGACGACGACCGGTTTGCCCTGGGCACGGCTTTCGGATTCGGCGATGACCTCATCGGCGAAACGGGAGACCCAGTCGGCGGTCTCGTTGCTCTGCGCCACGATCGGTACGTCTCTTTCTTCCGGTGAACTTCAGGCGGACGTGCGGACGGCCCGCGAGCCCGGGGCCGGTGATCCGCCGGGAACGGATCGGGTGGTGGACCAGGTACTGGACCGGGTGAGGGACCAGGTGGTGCGCCCGCCCCGCCGTACGTCCGCCGCGCTCGGCGGGACGGCGCGGGAGGCCGACGCCACCATTGTCCCAGCTGGCCCGCCGAGCGCGAAAATGGCTTTACCCCCCATGGAATACTGGCGAGGTCTGTCTGACCACATCCTCCAGGAGAACGGCTCCCTTTCATGACCTCGGTCACGTCGCTCACGGCCTCCGTCAACCAGCGCCTCGCGGACGCGCTCTCGGCAGCCATGCCGGACGCCGCCTCCGCGGACCCGCTGCTGCGACGCAGTGACCGTGCCGACTTCCAGGCGAACGGGATCCTCGCCCTCGCGAAGAAGGCGAAGGCCAACCCGCGGGAGGTCGCCGAGCGGGTCGTGGGCGGTATCGACAACGGCGCGGTGATCAAGGATGTCGAGGTCTCCGGACCCGGCTTCCTCAACATCACCGTCACCGACCGGGCCATCACCGAGAACCTCGCCGCGCGGCTCGCCGACACCGAGCAGCGGCTCGGCGTGCCCCACAACCCCGGCGCGGGCACCACGGTGGTCGACTACGCCCAGCCGAACGTCGCCAAGGAGATGCACGTCGGCCACCTGCGCTCCGCGGTGATCGGCGACTCGGTCGCGCAGATCCTGCGGTTCACCGGTGAGACCGTCGTGGCGCGGCACCACATCGGCGACTGGGGCACCCAGTTCGGCATGCTCATCCAGTACCTGATCGAGCACCCGCACGAGCTGGACCACAAGGAAGCCGACTCCGCGGCCGCCTCCGGTGAGGAGGCGATGTCCAACCTCAACCGGCTCTACAAGGCCGCGCGTGTCGCCTTCGACTCCG
This is a stretch of genomic DNA from Streptomyces sp. NA04227. It encodes these proteins:
- a CDS encoding PstS family phosphate ABC transporter substrate-binding protein, translated to MDFSWQSVIAVLGLVVPLGAAVWEFVLVGRKRLGYRVQMDTAVRDQDTVNLPHTAVLRRMQQNGRALKDPSFVLLRIENSGWTDIEPSHYATSDIDTIGIRVLFPGRRVIAMAVTEPSHAFLLNSFESRESFSITPAEDRSGEQPGDGSGELCVINLPRVPLNRRTHYKVLALLERDDTSTPSDFRPSQERLFPEPEVRAGVRGGIRGGAIRETKSHTLASKPVMALLLVLVMLVGVQSFDTIFREEDHAAPLDCASGTLHLSGSTAFEPVVREAAKQYVRTCTDAEIPLTENTFKGSVEGINTLTDAGKADKGPGVRGLSDHLTFTDGPRSKGHPRLLPRPVSLSLFTLVVREDVEVENLSLAEIRDIYAGRITNWRQVGAEQNLPIQLIGRYPGSGSRTTLIDQVLRGKKPLAPTEDDCKAMDLSVPGRCEVGKTSTLLDTVSGTPGALGYSEVGATGANKGLTLIRIDGAESTLQGAEQGAYPFWQTEVAYTYGEPPAGSIAAGFLRYLANEVGKDIVRSHGHRPCAELENPLLCRPS
- the lysS gene encoding lysine--tRNA ligase: MAQSNETADWVSRFADEVIAESESRAQGKPVVVASGLSPSGPIHLGNLREVMTPHLVADEVRRRGHEVRHLISWDDYDRYRKVPAGVPGVDESWAEHIGKPLTSVPAPEGSAYPNWAEHFKAAMTEALDALGVEFDGISQTAQYTSGVYREQVLHAMRHRGDIDAILAQYRTKKQPQKKSQKPVDEAELEAAEGSGAAGEDDGSTGAGGYFPYKPYCARCGKDFTTVTAYDDESTELTYTCTTEGCGFGETVRLSEFNRGKLVWKVDWPMRWAFEGVIFEPSGVDHSSPGSSFQVGGQIVRIFDGKQPIGPMYAFVGISGMAKMSSSKGGVPTPGDALRIMEPQLLRWLYARRKPNQSFKIAFDQEIQRLYDEWDKLSAKVEDDSALPADAAAYSRAVGTAAGELPRTPRPLPYRTLASVADITAGAEDQTLRILGELDPEHPLTELAEVRPRLDRAEAWINTHVPADQRTVVRAAPNGELLSTLGEQDRASLRMLVDGLDTHWSLDGLTTLVYGVPKLMAGLEAEAKPTPELKVAQRAFFALLYQLLVGRDTGPRLPTLLLAVGQDRVRKLLGA